In a genomic window of Gossypium arboreum isolate Shixiya-1 chromosome 9, ASM2569848v2, whole genome shotgun sequence:
- the LOC108454268 gene encoding uncharacterized protein LOC108454268 isoform X1: MEIVAGQGAVSFNQIQRPMEDSSSHPFEHDQTAPGASKFLSDLPSRGHLSSPIISSNVGVMQVYICEHNTSPPESQHIKTDQQNILIRSLMLNNNKGGSSSKDVKAAAEGPRKRAAEKVMDSSASAKKAYTKNNSQSEGSSSSVAEKDYHSFTVERLRSLLKERGLSPKGKKDELIARLKCVNESAE; this comes from the exons ATGGAAATAGTAGCAGGGCAGGGTGCGGTgtccttcaatcaaattcaaaggCCAATGGAGGACTCGTCTTCTCACCCCTTCGAGCATGATCAAACGGCTCCTGGCGCTTCCAAGTTCCTCTCAGACCTTCCCTCTCGTGGCCACCTCTCTTCCCCCATCATCTCCTCAAATGTG GGGGTGATGCAAGTTTATATTTGTGAGCACAATACTTCTCCTCCAG AGAGCCAGCACATAAAGACAGACCAACAAAACATACTTATTAGGTCGCTCATGCTTAATAACAATAAGGGTGGTTCCAGTTCAAAGGATGTGAAAGCTGCTGCTGAGGGTCCTAGAAAGAG GGCTGCTGAAAAAGTCATGGATAGCAGCGCTTCAGCAAAGAAAGCCTATACAAAAAATAATTCTCAATCGG AGGGATCAAGCAGTAGTGTAGCCGAGAAGGACTACCATAGTTTTACCGTAGAGAGACTTCGCTCTCTTCTTAAGGAAAGAGGACTTTCACCCAAAGGAAAGAAG GATGAGCTAATCGCACGCTTGAAATGTGTAAATGAATCAGCCGAGTAG
- the LOC108454268 gene encoding uncharacterized protein LOC108454268 isoform X2 has protein sequence MEIVAGQGAVSFNQIQRPMEDSSSHPFEHDQTAPGASKFLSDLPSRGHLSSPIISSNGVMQVYICEHNTSPPESQHIKTDQQNILIRSLMLNNNKGGSSSKDVKAAAEGPRKRAAEKVMDSSASAKKAYTKNNSQSEGSSSSVAEKDYHSFTVERLRSLLKERGLSPKGKKDELIARLKCVNESAE, from the exons ATGGAAATAGTAGCAGGGCAGGGTGCGGTgtccttcaatcaaattcaaaggCCAATGGAGGACTCGTCTTCTCACCCCTTCGAGCATGATCAAACGGCTCCTGGCGCTTCCAAGTTCCTCTCAGACCTTCCCTCTCGTGGCCACCTCTCTTCCCCCATCATCTCCTCAAAT GGGGTGATGCAAGTTTATATTTGTGAGCACAATACTTCTCCTCCAG AGAGCCAGCACATAAAGACAGACCAACAAAACATACTTATTAGGTCGCTCATGCTTAATAACAATAAGGGTGGTTCCAGTTCAAAGGATGTGAAAGCTGCTGCTGAGGGTCCTAGAAAGAG GGCTGCTGAAAAAGTCATGGATAGCAGCGCTTCAGCAAAGAAAGCCTATACAAAAAATAATTCTCAATCGG AGGGATCAAGCAGTAGTGTAGCCGAGAAGGACTACCATAGTTTTACCGTAGAGAGACTTCGCTCTCTTCTTAAGGAAAGAGGACTTTCACCCAAAGGAAAGAAG GATGAGCTAATCGCACGCTTGAAATGTGTAAATGAATCAGCCGAGTAG
- the LOC108454106 gene encoding adenylate kinase 4-like isoform X2, producing MVNCNSILGPPGSGKGTQSPIIKDEYCLCHLATGDMLRAAVAAKTPLGIKAKEAMDKGELVSDDLVVGIIDEAMKKPSCKKGFILDGFPRTVGQAQKLDDMLEKQGVKIDKVLDFAIDDAVLEERITGRWIHPASGRTYHTKFAPPKVPGLDDVTGEPLVQRKDDTAAVLKSRLDAFHKQTQPVIDYYSEKGIVAKLHAEKPQKEVTDEVKKVLS from the exons ATGGTTAATTGCAATTCTATACTAG GTCCACCGGGATCGGGAAAAGGTACTCAATCGCCAATAATTAAGGATGAGTACTGCCTGTGTCACTTGGCCACTGGTGATATGCTGAGAGCTGCTGTTGCTGCTAAAACCCCTCTCGGTATCAAGGCCAAGGAGGCTATGGATAAG GGTGAACTTGTTTCCGATGACTTAGTTGTTGGCATTATTGATGAAGCCATGAAGAAACCTTCATGTAAAAAAGGTTTCATTCTCGATGGATTTCCGAGGACTGTAGGCCAAGCACAGAAG CTTGATGACATGCTTGAAAAGCAAGGAGTCAAAATCGATAAGGTGCTTGATTTTGCGATTGATGATGCAGTCTTGGAGGAGCGGATTACTGGTCGTTGGATCCACCCTGCTAGCGGTAGGACCTATCATACGAAATTTGCACCTCCTAAAGTTCCCGGCCTTGATGAT GTGACCGGGGAACCTTTGGTGCAGCGAAAAGATGATACTGCAGCAGTTCTCAAGTCAAGGCTTGATGCATTTCACAAGCAAACCCAACCG GTGATTGATTATTATTCCGAGAAGGGAATAGTCGCAAAGCTTCATGCGGAAAAGCCTCAGAAAGAGGTTACGGACGAAGTTAAGAAAGTACTTTCATGA
- the LOC108457409 gene encoding 60S ribosomal protein L17-1, giving the protein MVKYSREPDNPTKSCKARGSDLRVHFKNTRETAFAIRKLPLTKAKRYLEDVIAHKQAIPFRRFCGGVGRTAQAKNRHSNGQGRWPVKSAKFILDLLKNAESNAEVKGLDVDSLIISHIQVNQAQKQRRRTYRAHGRINPYMSSPCHIELILSEKEEPVKKEPETQLAPRKSKGASS; this is encoded by the exons ATG GTGAAGTATTCAAGAGAACCGGACAACCCTACTAAAT CTTGCAAAGCTAGGGGTTCTGATCTTCGTGTTCATTTTAAG AATACACGAGAAACTGCATTCGCAATCCGAAAGCTACCTTTGACAAAGGCAAAAAGGTACTTGGAGGATGTTATTGCCCATAAGCAAGCAATTCCATTCCGCCGCTTCTGTGGAGGAGTTGGGCGAACCGCACAGGCTAAGAATCGACATTCTAATGGACAAGGCCGCTGGCCCGTGAAATCTGCAAAATTCATTCTCGATTTGCTCAAGAATGCCGAGAGCAATGCTGAG GTAAAAGGTTTGGATGTAGACTCACTTATCATATCTCACATCCAAGTGAACCAAGCACAGAAGCAAAGGCGCCGAACATATCGTGCACACGGAAGGATTAACC CCTACATGTCTTCACCGTGCCACATTGAACTGATCCTGTCTGAGAAAGAGGAACCTGTCAAAAAAGAG CCCGAGACTCAATTGGCTCCAAGGAAATCAAAGGGTGCTTCGTCTTAA
- the LOC108454595 gene encoding 60S ribosomal protein L17-1-like, whose protein sequence is MVKYSREPDNPTKSCKARGSDLRVHFKNTRETAFAIRKLPLTKAKRYLEDVIAHKQAIPFRRFCGGVGRTAQAKNRHSNGQGRWPMKSAKFILDLLKNAESNAEVKGLDADSLIISHIQVNQAQKQRRRTYRAHGRINPYMSSPCHIELILSEKEEAVKKEPETQLAPRKSKGASS, encoded by the exons ATG GTGAAGTACTCAAGAGAACCGGACAACCCTACTAAAT CTTGCAAAGCTAGGGGTTCTGACCTTCGTGTTCATTTTAAG aatACACGAGAAACTGCCTTTGCAATCCGAAAGCTACCTTTGACAAAGGCAAAAAGGTACTTGGAAGATGTTATTGCCCACAAGCAAGCAATTCCATTCAGGCGCTTCTGTGGTGGAGTTGGGCGAACCGCACAGGCTAAGAATCGCCATTCTAATGGACaaggccgttggcccatgaaaTCTGCAAAATTCATTCTCGATTTGCTCAAGAATGCCGAGAGCAATGCTGAG gTGAAAGGCTTGGATGCAGATTCACTTATCATATCTCACATCCAAGTAAACCAAGCACAGAAGCAAAGGCGCCGAACATATCGTGCACATGGAAGAATTAACC CCTACATGTCTTCACCGTGTCACATTGAACTGATCCTGTCTGAGAAAGAGGAAGCCGTCAAAAAAGAG
- the LOC108454268 gene encoding uncharacterized protein LOC108454268 isoform X3 — protein MEIVAGQGAVSFNQIQRPMEDSSSHPFEHDQTAPGASKFLSDLPSRGHLSSPIISSNVGVMQVYICEHNTSPPEGSSSSVAEKDYHSFTVERLRSLLKERGLSPKGKKDELIARLKCVNESAE, from the exons ATGGAAATAGTAGCAGGGCAGGGTGCGGTgtccttcaatcaaattcaaaggCCAATGGAGGACTCGTCTTCTCACCCCTTCGAGCATGATCAAACGGCTCCTGGCGCTTCCAAGTTCCTCTCAGACCTTCCCTCTCGTGGCCACCTCTCTTCCCCCATCATCTCCTCAAATGTG GGGGTGATGCAAGTTTATATTTGTGAGCACAATACTTCTCCTCCAG AGGGATCAAGCAGTAGTGTAGCCGAGAAGGACTACCATAGTTTTACCGTAGAGAGACTTCGCTCTCTTCTTAAGGAAAGAGGACTTTCACCCAAAGGAAAGAAG GATGAGCTAATCGCACGCTTGAAATGTGTAAATGAATCAGCCGAGTAG
- the LOC108454106 gene encoding adenylate kinase 4-like isoform X1 has product MATNSMNLEDVPSESLMSELLRRMKCASKPDKRLILIGPPGSGKGTQSPIIKDEYCLCHLATGDMLRAAVAAKTPLGIKAKEAMDKGELVSDDLVVGIIDEAMKKPSCKKGFILDGFPRTVGQAQKLDDMLEKQGVKIDKVLDFAIDDAVLEERITGRWIHPASGRTYHTKFAPPKVPGLDDVTGEPLVQRKDDTAAVLKSRLDAFHKQTQPVIDYYSEKGIVAKLHAEKPQKEVTDEVKKVLS; this is encoded by the exons ATGGCGACCAATTCAATGAACTTGGAAGATGTACCGTCTGAATCACTGATGAGTGAGCTTCTTCGCCGTATGAAATGCGCCTCCAAACCAGATAAGCGTCTCATCCTCATTG GTCCACCGGGATCGGGAAAAGGTACTCAATCGCCAATAATTAAGGATGAGTACTGCCTGTGTCACTTGGCCACTGGTGATATGCTGAGAGCTGCTGTTGCTGCTAAAACCCCTCTCGGTATCAAGGCCAAGGAGGCTATGGATAAG GGTGAACTTGTTTCCGATGACTTAGTTGTTGGCATTATTGATGAAGCCATGAAGAAACCTTCATGTAAAAAAGGTTTCATTCTCGATGGATTTCCGAGGACTGTAGGCCAAGCACAGAAG CTTGATGACATGCTTGAAAAGCAAGGAGTCAAAATCGATAAGGTGCTTGATTTTGCGATTGATGATGCAGTCTTGGAGGAGCGGATTACTGGTCGTTGGATCCACCCTGCTAGCGGTAGGACCTATCATACGAAATTTGCACCTCCTAAAGTTCCCGGCCTTGATGAT GTGACCGGGGAACCTTTGGTGCAGCGAAAAGATGATACTGCAGCAGTTCTCAAGTCAAGGCTTGATGCATTTCACAAGCAAACCCAACCG GTGATTGATTATTATTCCGAGAAGGGAATAGTCGCAAAGCTTCATGCGGAAAAGCCTCAGAAAGAGGTTACGGACGAAGTTAAGAAAGTACTTTCATGA
- the LOC108457118 gene encoding mitochondrial pyruvate carrier 1-like, which translates to MASSFRAFLNSPVGPKTTHFWGPVANWGFVLAGLVDMNKPPEMISGNMTSAMCVYSALFMRFAWMVQPRNYLLLACHASNETVQLYQLSRWARAQGYLSEKKDKATSQ; encoded by the exons ATGGCTTCTTCCTTCCGAGCATTCCTAAACAGTCCAGTTGGCCCAAAAACAACTCACTTTTGGGGGCCTGTTGCAAATTGGGGTTTTGTTCTCGCT GGATTGGTGGACATGAATAAGCCCCCAGAAATGATTTCTGGCAACATGACATCag CTATGTGTGTCTATTCTGCATTATTCATGAGGTTTGCATGGATGGTACAACCACGAAACTATCTACTGTTGGCGTGCCATGCTTCAAATGAGACAGTACAGCTCTACCAACTCTCCCGTTGGGCAAGAGCTCAAGG GTATTTGTCGGAGAAGAAAGACAAAGCTACATCGCAGTAA
- the LOC108457411 gene encoding 60S ribosomal protein L17-1 isoform X1 — MVKYSREPDNPTKSCKARGSDLRVHFKNTRETAFAIRKLPLTKAKRYLEDVIAHKQAIPFRRFCGGVGRTAQAKNRHSNGQGRWPVKSAKFILDLLKNAESNAEVKGLDVDSLIISHIQVNQAQKQRRRTYRAHGRINPYMSSPCHIELILSEKEEPVKKEPETQLAPRKSKGASS; from the exons ATG GTGAAGTATTCAAGAGAACCGGACAACCCTACTAAAT CTTGCAAAGCTAGGGGTTCTGACCTACGTGTTCATTTTAAG AATACACGAGAAACTGCCTTTGCCATCCGAAAGCTACCTTTGACAAAGGCAAAGAGATACTTGGAGGATGTTATTGCCCACAAGCAAGCAATTCCGTTCCGGCGCTTCTGTGGTGGAGTTGGGCGAACTGCACAGGCTAAGAATCGCCATTCTAATGGACAAGGTCGCTGGCCTGTGAAATCTGCAAAATTCATTCTCGATTTGCTCAAGAACGCTGAGAGCAATGCCGAG GTGAAAGGTTTGGATGTAGACTCACTTATCATATCTCACATCCAAGTGAACCAAGCACAGAAGCAAAGGCGCCGAACATATCGTGCACATGGAAGGATTAACC CCTACATGTCTTCACCGTGTCACATTGAACTGATACTGTCAGAGAAAGAGGAGCCTGTGAAAAAAGAG CCTGAGACTCAGTTGGCTCCGAGGAAATCGAAGGGTGCTTCATCTTAA
- the LOC108457411 gene encoding 60S ribosomal protein L17 isoform X2, translating into MVKYSREPDNPTKSCKARGSDLRVHFKNTRETAFAIRKLPLTKAKRYLEDVIAHKQAIPFRRFCGGVGRTAQAKNRHSNGQGRWPVKSAKFILDLLKNAESNAEVKGLDVDSLIISHIQVNQAQKQRRRTYRAHGRINPYMSSPCHIELILSEKEEPVKKELIVFAA; encoded by the exons ATG GTGAAGTATTCAAGAGAACCGGACAACCCTACTAAAT CTTGCAAAGCTAGGGGTTCTGACCTACGTGTTCATTTTAAG AATACACGAGAAACTGCCTTTGCCATCCGAAAGCTACCTTTGACAAAGGCAAAGAGATACTTGGAGGATGTTATTGCCCACAAGCAAGCAATTCCGTTCCGGCGCTTCTGTGGTGGAGTTGGGCGAACTGCACAGGCTAAGAATCGCCATTCTAATGGACAAGGTCGCTGGCCTGTGAAATCTGCAAAATTCATTCTCGATTTGCTCAAGAACGCTGAGAGCAATGCCGAG GTGAAAGGTTTGGATGTAGACTCACTTATCATATCTCACATCCAAGTGAACCAAGCACAGAAGCAAAGGCGCCGAACATATCGTGCACATGGAAGGATTAACC CCTACATGTCTTCACCGTGTCACATTGAACTGATACTGTCAGAGAAAGAGGAGCCTGTGAAAAAAGAG TTGATTGTTTTTGCAGCCTGA